GCTTCAGCCAAGCGGCGTCGCGATCTGGATCCTGGCGCGGCGCAGCATGAACGAACAGATTGACGTTGAACGACCGATCGGTGCCTGATCGAACCTGCGCAATCATCTCCTGGGCGCGCAACGCATCCACGGCCCCGACGCCGATCGAACCCAGCCCGCCCGCATTCGAAACTGCCGCCGCCATAGCCGGCGTCGAGACCCCGGCCATCGGTGCCTGAATAATCGGGTGATCGATGCCCAATTTCGTCAACAAATGCATAGGAAAACCTGCCATTAGGCGACTTATCGACCAGCGCGGATCACATGTCCATTCGCCTCCGATTTCAATCAGCCGCCATGGCCTCAGCTGAATCGGGAGCCTCCTCCGCGCTCGGCTGAGGCGGACTCGGTGGGCGCGGCGTGTTGATCGAAGTCGCGATCCAGTGAATGGCAGCGACCCACAGCAAATCCCCGTGCAATTCCATCTGGTGGCTGAAATACAGACCGCCGAACCCGGCGCCGACACACCAATGCCATTTCCAGCGCAGCGTGAAATAATGCATCGCCCCGAACATCAGTGCACTGAGCGCTGCGGCCAGCCAGACTGTCGCCCCGAATCCTTCCAGCACTTGCGGGAGGGCCAGTCTGAACACCCATTCTTCCCAGACCGACAAGACGCCGAGATACAGAACCCAACCCAATCGCGCGCTGCTCCAGCGACCATCAATGCGCCACGTATAGGCACTCAAGGCCAGTAAAATGACGACAAAACCGACCGCATATCTCGGAGGATCGGCTGAAACACCAGCTAAACTGCCGGCCAGGACGTTGCGCAGGCCAGGATCACTGAGAAAACACAGTGCGAGTACGAGTCCGGGCAGCCCATGTCGCAGGAAGACCTCTCGAAAAGAGGACAACCGGGCACCGGTAAAATCCTTGTCGCGCTGGAGACGACGTTTACGAGGGCGCAAGGCGGCGGTTCGGAGCATGTCGGCGACCTAATAGGCGTTCGACGATTATGGAAAGCGAAGAAGCTTCCTCCAGGCCGAATAAAGGCGAAAGCCCGAGGTCGATCCCCGGGCTTCCTGAATTTTTGGGTTTGAGGTCTGCTGTTCAGTTCGCGCCGATATCCTCAGCCAGAACGGTCATGTTCAGCGCATAGCTGGTTTCGCCATCATCGACGTCCTTGTAGACCACAGCGAGGAATTCAGCGCCCAGATAAACTTCGACGGAATCATCGGTTTCCTTGCGGGCTATCAGGCGCAGGCCCGGATTGAGCTTTTCCTTCAGATACGCCTCGAGGCGCAAGACTTCTTCGCGGTCCATGCCACTCTCCTATTCATACAGTCGCCCTGCCATAACCGCATGCGCCCGGCCTGCAAACAGCTGCCTGCTGAAATCAACAGAATTAGTTGTAATAACCGCCGCGTTCCTTGGATTCCAAGGTGGCTTCAGGCTCCGGCGGGTTGACGGTGCGCCAGAGTTGGGCGCTGCCCCACCAGAGTAATTCAACCACGGCGCGGGCGATCAAGGTCATCAGGATCCCGAAGATCGATGCTTCATTGATAAACACCCGAAATACGGCCACGCCCTGCTCACCCAGGGCCGGATTACGGACCCAGTTCAGATTGGCGATATAGTTCGCGAAATCGTTGACGGTGTTGAAGACACCGGGCGCGAACAACACGCCCAGCATCATCAAGACCAGGACCATGAAAAAGGTCGCGATAATCTTGGAAGACGCGTTCGAGAACGAACGAAACAATACCCACATTTTCTGTCACCCCTCATTATTTCCCGGCACCATACCGGGATGACCGAGAGACGACAAACCGATTTTACTTATTCGCCGGACCAGTTGGGCTTGCGCTTCTGCGAGAAAGCCAGTGGACCTTCAATGAAATCCGGGCCTTTGAACAGATTGGCGATGGCCTCATACTTCATCGAGAAGGCGTCTTCAAAGTTGGCCGTGTCGAGACCTTTCAGAGCGACTTCCTTGGTCGTGCGCACCGAGGTTGGCGAGCATTCCGCGATCATTCCGGCCCAGCGCATCGCAGCATCCATGAGCTCAGCCTGCGGGACGACTTCATTGACGAAGCCGAGCTCTTTGCCTTCATCCGCCATGACATGACGGCCGGTCAACATCATGCCCATGGCGCGTTTCAGACCGATCTGCCGTGGCAGACGATGAAGACCACCCGCGAGTGCCGCCAGGCCAACTTTTGGTTCTGGCAGGGCAAATCGGGCATTGTCCGAGGCGATGATCAGATCACACGCGAGCGCGATCTCGAATCCGCCGCCCATGGCAACGCCGTTCACCGCTGCGATGACCGGTTTGAACAAGTCATAGCGATTGGTCATACCGCCAAAGCCGCTCGGCACGGAGAACATGTCGCCGCCTTCAGCCTGATACCGCAGATCATTGCCCGCACAGAAGGCCCGGTCTCCGGCCCCCGTAATGATCGCCACCCACAGATTCTTATCGGCGGCGAACTTGTCGAGCACCTCGCCCATATCGCGGCTGGCCGGCGGATGCACCGCATTCATTTTATCCGGTCGATTGATCTCGATGATCAGGATATTGCCTTCGACCTTGGTATTCACAAATTCGCTCTCAATCATTGGGACCTCCCGGATGGTTTGATTTCGCGCTAGGCTATGGTCTGACAGATCCGAATCAAGGATGACGTGGCGACATGGTCTCGAAAGATGCCCTCGATCTCTCGCAAGTTGATCCGCCTATCTGGCGGATCATGGTCGCCGATATTGTGTATGGCCCCTACACGTTGGGACAAATGCGCGGATTCGTCGATGAAGGGCGACTGACAACCGGTTCGAGCGTTTCTCGCGGCGATGGCGGCGCCTTTCGTGAAGCTGGCGCCTATCTCGACCTCGCCGCTCTGTTCCCGCATCGCATGCCGCCGTCAAAAGACGACAAGCCGGCACCGTCAAACTTCCTGATCACGGTGCAATCTGATCCCGATGGACGGCGGGCCGTCATCTCCGTGCTCAATCAGAGCGGACGATTTTCTGAACTCATGTCAGGAACATTCATTCTGAACGCCGAAGTCACCGCTTATGACTTGCGCACGCAGCTTTCCACTGTTCTCGCTGAGCGCGGTAAATTCGTCATCGTCAACGCGGATACTGGCCAGCTCGCCTGGATGGGCCTGGGCGCCGACACCGACCAGCATGCCCGCGCCATCTGGAAGCGCGGCGACTAGGCGGCGATCTCGACGGTTTCTTGCGGCAAGGGCGCGATACCGCGGATCGAATCAGCAATTTTCTCGGCAACCATGATGGTCGGCGCATTGGTGTTGCCGCCGATCAGGGTTGGCATGACAGATGCGTCCACCACCCGCAAACCATCGACGCCGCGCACTCTCAACTCCCCGTCGAGCGGTTGATCCTCCTGGATCCCCATCGCAACAGTCCCCACCGGATGGTAGATGGTCTCGCCAAACTGGCGAATGAAGGCATCTATCTCTTCATCACTCTGGACACTCGCGCCAGGCAGCGCTTCGGCGCCGCGAATAGGCGACAAGGCGTTCTGACCAGCAATGTCGCGCATCATCTTGACGGATTCTCGCATCGTGACGCGGTCTGTCTCGGTGGCGAGATAATTCGGGTCGATCAGCGGGTGATCAAATGGATCATTCGATTGGATCAGCACCGTACCCCGGCTATCTGGCCGCAACTGGCAGGAGTGGATGGTAAACCCATCCTTCTTGTAATCGTAATTGCCATGATCGCGCATCATCGCATTGACCAGGTGCAACTGAATGTCAGGACGGTCGAGGCCTTCACGCGTTTTCAGGAAGGCCCCAGCCTGCAGGAAATTGTCTGCCCCAGGACCTGACTTGGACAGCAAATATTTCACGCCGACTGCGAGTTTCTTCAGTCCGGCCTGCTTGGAATAGGCCGAGGCTTTTTGCGTCATCTCGTGAATGACGGTGACATCAAGATGGTCCTGCAGGTTCGCC
This DNA window, taken from Hyphomonas sp. Mor2, encodes the following:
- a CDS encoding CPBP family intramembrane glutamic endopeptidase; protein product: MLRTAALRPRKRRLQRDKDFTGARLSSFREVFLRHGLPGLVLALCFLSDPGLRNVLAGSLAGVSADPPRYAVGFVVILLALSAYTWRIDGRWSSARLGWVLYLGVLSVWEEWVFRLALPQVLEGFGATVWLAAALSALMFGAMHYFTLRWKWHWCVGAGFGGLYFSHQMELHGDLLWVAAIHWIATSINTPRPPSPPQPSAEEAPDSAEAMAAD
- a CDS encoding DUF3126 family protein translates to MDREEVLRLEAYLKEKLNPGLRLIARKETDDSVEVYLGAEFLAVVYKDVDDGETSYALNMTVLAEDIGAN
- a CDS encoding enoyl-CoA hydratase-related protein, producing the protein MIESEFVNTKVEGNILIIEINRPDKMNAVHPPASRDMGEVLDKFAADKNLWVAIITGAGDRAFCAGNDLRYQAEGGDMFSVPSGFGGMTNRYDLFKPVIAAVNGVAMGGGFEIALACDLIIASDNARFALPEPKVGLAALAGGLHRLPRQIGLKRAMGMMLTGRHVMADEGKELGFVNEVVPQAELMDAAMRWAGMIAECSPTSVRTTKEVALKGLDTANFEDAFSMKYEAIANLFKGPDFIEGPLAFSQKRKPNWSGE